In one window of Scylla paramamosain isolate STU-SP2022 chromosome 36, ASM3559412v1, whole genome shotgun sequence DNA:
- the LOC135090761 gene encoding regulator of microtubule dynamics protein 1-like isoform X1 yields the protein MSGSRSISVNINPKVAVVTALGTGIVIGAGVAYLYTRFHEHTHLVQQITNLHVSILEVLKKDLTSTQSGQERPCSCGRCSSLSTRSPRFRKTVSFSSTATTASYRTAPEGDSDNNRANDTDYFSPDEDDDEFFDLSADESEGAIVFGSQGDDGRLKREEDQTEEDQLSRLLEQVDSLVEGCEEDQTQAYNLLKAEEQLYYKNAEFLWRLAKSTRNMSCIEEKHGNLESKKTYIFEAYRYAAQALELDEHSAEVHKWYGILAGAKGEFLSTKERIHNGQLFKLHIDRALEIKPQDATLHHLLGRFCYEVAQLSWLERRVAAALFAEVPSATFEETLEHFMAAEKLRPSGWKENRLFIAKCYILMNDFSLASAWLEQAASAPSVTPDVGPARMRLFTKKYKSCRASIPRRVEGATQ from the exons ATGAGTGGAAGCAGATCTATAAGCGTGAACATAAACCCCAAG gttgcAGTGGTGACAGCCTTGGGGACAGGCATAGTGATTGGTGCAGGTGTGGCTTACCTCTACACTCGTTTCCATGAGCACACTCACCTTGTGCAGCAGATCACAAACCTGCATGTCTCTATCTTGGAGGTGCTGAAGAAGGACTTGACATCCACACAGTCTG GACAAGAGAGGCCATGTTCCTGTGGGCGCTGTTCGTCCCTGTCCACCCGCTCGCCGCGCTTCAGGAAGACAGTCAGCTTCAGcagcactgccaccaccgcAAGCTACAGGACAGCACCAGAGGGGGATTCTGACAACAACCGAGCCAATGACACTGATTATTTCTCTccagatgaagatgatgatgagttcTTTGATTTGTCAGCAGATGAAAG TGAAGGAGCAATTGTGTTTGGGAGCCAAGGGGACGATGGCCGgctgaaaagggaagaagaccaGACAGAGGAGGACCAGCTGAGCCGTTTGCTGGAACAAGTAGACAGCCTGGTTGAGGGATGTGAGGAGGATCAGACCCAGGCCTACAATTTGCTCAAGGCTGAGGAACAATTG TACTATAAAAATGCAGAGTTCCTGTGGAGACTTGCCAAATCCACAAGAAACATGTCATGTATTGAAGAAAAACATGGCAATCtagaaagcaagaaaacatatatatttGAAG cataTAGATATGCAGCGCAGGCCCTGGAGCTGGATGAGCACAGTGCTGAGGTGCACAAGTGGTATGGAATTCTGGCTGGAGCAAAGGGAGAATTTTTGAGCACAAAGGAGCGCATTCACAATGGACAGCTGTTTAAGTTACACATTGACCGTGCTTTAGAGATTAAGCCACAAGATGCAACGCTACACCACCTTCTGGGACGGTTCTGTTATGAG GTGGCACAGCTGTCCTGGCTGGAGCGTAGAGTGGCAGCTGCACTGTTTGCAGAGGTTCCGTCTGCCACCTTTGAAGAGACCCTGGAACACTTTATGGCAGCAGAGAAGTTGAGACCATCAGGATGGAAGGAGAATAGGCTCTTCATAGCCAAGTGCTACATCCTCATGAATGACTTCTCCCTTGCCTCAGCCTGGCTGGAGCAGGCAGCTTCAGCACCCAGTGTAACGCCTGATGTAGGTCCTGCCAG GATGAGATTGttcacaaagaaatacaagagcTGCAGAGCAAGTATTCCTAGGAGGGTGGAAGGGGCCACGCAGTGA
- the LOC135090761 gene encoding regulator of microtubule dynamics protein 1-like isoform X2, protein MSGSRSISVNINPKVAVVTALGTGIVIGAGVAYLYTRFHEHTHLVQQITNLHVSILEVLKKDLTSTQSGQERPCSCGRCSSLSTRSPRFRKTVSFSSTATTASYRTAPEGDSDNNRANDTDYFSPDEDDDEFFDLSADESEGAIVFGSQGDDGRLKREEDQTEEDQLSRLLEQVDSLVEGCEEDQTQAYNLLKAEEQLYYKNAEFLWRLAKSTRNMSCIEEKHGNLESKKTYIFEAYRYAAQALELDEHSAEVHKWYGILAGAKGEFLSTKERIHNGQLFKLHIDRALEIKPQDATLHHLLGRFCYEVAQLSWLERRVAAALFAEVPSATFEETLEHFMAAEKLRPSGWKENRLFIAKCYILMNDFSLASAWLEQAASAPSVTPDDEIVHKEIQELQSKYS, encoded by the exons ATGAGTGGAAGCAGATCTATAAGCGTGAACATAAACCCCAAG gttgcAGTGGTGACAGCCTTGGGGACAGGCATAGTGATTGGTGCAGGTGTGGCTTACCTCTACACTCGTTTCCATGAGCACACTCACCTTGTGCAGCAGATCACAAACCTGCATGTCTCTATCTTGGAGGTGCTGAAGAAGGACTTGACATCCACACAGTCTG GACAAGAGAGGCCATGTTCCTGTGGGCGCTGTTCGTCCCTGTCCACCCGCTCGCCGCGCTTCAGGAAGACAGTCAGCTTCAGcagcactgccaccaccgcAAGCTACAGGACAGCACCAGAGGGGGATTCTGACAACAACCGAGCCAATGACACTGATTATTTCTCTccagatgaagatgatgatgagttcTTTGATTTGTCAGCAGATGAAAG TGAAGGAGCAATTGTGTTTGGGAGCCAAGGGGACGATGGCCGgctgaaaagggaagaagaccaGACAGAGGAGGACCAGCTGAGCCGTTTGCTGGAACAAGTAGACAGCCTGGTTGAGGGATGTGAGGAGGATCAGACCCAGGCCTACAATTTGCTCAAGGCTGAGGAACAATTG TACTATAAAAATGCAGAGTTCCTGTGGAGACTTGCCAAATCCACAAGAAACATGTCATGTATTGAAGAAAAACATGGCAATCtagaaagcaagaaaacatatatatttGAAG cataTAGATATGCAGCGCAGGCCCTGGAGCTGGATGAGCACAGTGCTGAGGTGCACAAGTGGTATGGAATTCTGGCTGGAGCAAAGGGAGAATTTTTGAGCACAAAGGAGCGCATTCACAATGGACAGCTGTTTAAGTTACACATTGACCGTGCTTTAGAGATTAAGCCACAAGATGCAACGCTACACCACCTTCTGGGACGGTTCTGTTATGAG GTGGCACAGCTGTCCTGGCTGGAGCGTAGAGTGGCAGCTGCACTGTTTGCAGAGGTTCCGTCTGCCACCTTTGAAGAGACCCTGGAACACTTTATGGCAGCAGAGAAGTTGAGACCATCAGGATGGAAGGAGAATAGGCTCTTCATAGCCAAGTGCTACATCCTCATGAATGACTTCTCCCTTGCCTCAGCCTGGCTGGAGCAGGCAGCTTCAGCACCCAGTGTAACGCCTGAT GATGAGATTGttcacaaagaaatacaagagcTGCAGAGCAAGTATTCCTAG
- the LOC135090764 gene encoding troponin I-like isoform X2, which yields MPPAKAKKPATPGKKEEKGEAKKPLQEKKPENAPAKAKKEGAPKPAPKKKDPAAKPAAGADAGKGKDKTKKRKLNETTTAGKPKPASTDAKKKKVEKKVEGKAGGAAPKGKKPVKKQLAPKVKTQKKRFRRRKPARAGKQEIVVYEGRRYFLLPSGRMRAMLDVNLEENDKIAKVDGTFIKKTDVKAFEEYKESIKSLPATTVKRKLKLKLVILRRNMMRDVLKEARATNKPSLATAKDAGREVQVMTMFRNTWVRKKAVPRLMTFIRNKTIKIKAVRKGKGPKELTEAEQKTLQRYTRKILLEENLKLRQALLSKRPSVAEKQKSAAKPQKKPAKKSAPSKAGADKKQKRPAKKAAN from the exons ATGCCTCCGGCTAAGGCAAAGAAACCTGCAACGCccgggaagaaggaggagaagggcgaAGCCAAGAAGCCACTGCAGGAGAAGAAACCAGAGAATGCCCCAGCAAAGGCCAAGAAGGAAGGTGCCCCCAAACCAGCTCCCAAGAAGAAGGATCCTGCTGCCAAGCCAGCTGCTGGTGCCGATGCTGGCAAGGGCAAGGATAAgaccaagaagaggaagctgaATGAAACAACCACTGCTGGCAAGCCCAAGCCTGCAAGCACTGACGCCAAAaagaagaaggtggagaagaaggtggagggcAAGGCTGGAGGTGCTGCTCCAAAGGGAAAGAAGCCCGTCAAGAAACAGCTGGCTCCCAAAGTCAAGACCCAGAAGAAACGTTTCAGGCGTAGGAAGCCCGCCCGCGCCGGGAAGCAGGAGATTGTTGTCTATGAGGGACGGCGCTATTTCCTTCTGCCCAGCGGCAGGATGAGGGCTATGCTGGATGTCAACCTTGAGGAAAATGACAAGATCGCCAAAGTTGATGGCACCTTTATCAAGAAGACTGATGTTAAGGCTTTTGAAGAGTACAAGGAGTCCATCAAGAGTTTACCAGCAACTACT GTGAAGAGGAAGCTGAAGCTGAAGTTGGTGATCCTGAGGAGAAATATGATGAGGGACGTGCTGAAGGAAGCCCGAGCAACCAACAAGCCAAGCCTTGCCACTGCCAAGGATGCTGGCCGTGAGGTTCAGGTCATGACCATGTTCAGGAACACCTGGGTGAGGAAGAAGGCTGTGCCCCGCCTGATGACTTTCATCCGCAACAAGACCATTAAGATCAAGGCTGTCAGGAAGGGAAAGGGCCCCAAGGAACTAACCGAGGCAGAGCAGAAGACCCTTCAGAGGTACACAAGGAAGATCCTGCTGGAAGAAAACCTGAAGCTCCGACAGGCCCTCCTCAGCAAGAGACCGAGTGTAGCAGAGAAGCAGAAGTCTGCTGCTAAGCCACAAAAGAAGCCTGCCAAGAAGTCTGCACCAA
- the LOC135090764 gene encoding troponin I-like isoform X1: MPPAKAKKPATPGKKEEKGEAKKPLQEKKPENAPAKAKKEGAPKPAPKKKDPAAKPAAGADAGKGKDKTKKRKLNETTTAGKPKPASTDAKKKKVEKKVEGKAGGAAPKGKKPVKKQLAPKVKTQKKRFRRRKPARAGKQEIVVYEGRRYFLLPSGRMRAMLDVNLEENDKIAKVDGTFIKKTDVKAFEEYKESIKSLPATTVKRKLKLKLVILRRNMMRDVLKEARATNKPSLATAKDAGREVQVMTMFRNTWVRKKAVPRLMTFIRNKTIKIKAVRKGKGPKELTEAEQKTLQRYTRKILLEENLKLRQALLSKRPSVAEKQKSAAKPQKKPAKKSAPSKAAPSKAGADKKQKRPAKKAAN; encoded by the exons ATGCCTCCGGCTAAGGCAAAGAAACCTGCAACGCccgggaagaaggaggagaagggcgaAGCCAAGAAGCCACTGCAGGAGAAGAAACCAGAGAATGCCCCAGCAAAGGCCAAGAAGGAAGGTGCCCCCAAACCAGCTCCCAAGAAGAAGGATCCTGCTGCCAAGCCAGCTGCTGGTGCCGATGCTGGCAAGGGCAAGGATAAgaccaagaagaggaagctgaATGAAACAACCACTGCTGGCAAGCCCAAGCCTGCAAGCACTGACGCCAAAaagaagaaggtggagaagaaggtggagggcAAGGCTGGAGGTGCTGCTCCAAAGGGAAAGAAGCCCGTCAAGAAACAGCTGGCTCCCAAAGTCAAGACCCAGAAGAAACGTTTCAGGCGTAGGAAGCCCGCCCGCGCCGGGAAGCAGGAGATTGTTGTCTATGAGGGACGGCGCTATTTCCTTCTGCCCAGCGGCAGGATGAGGGCTATGCTGGATGTCAACCTTGAGGAAAATGACAAGATCGCCAAAGTTGATGGCACCTTTATCAAGAAGACTGATGTTAAGGCTTTTGAAGAGTACAAGGAGTCCATCAAGAGTTTACCAGCAACTACT GTGAAGAGGAAGCTGAAGCTGAAGTTGGTGATCCTGAGGAGAAATATGATGAGGGACGTGCTGAAGGAAGCCCGAGCAACCAACAAGCCAAGCCTTGCCACTGCCAAGGATGCTGGCCGTGAGGTTCAGGTCATGACCATGTTCAGGAACACCTGGGTGAGGAAGAAGGCTGTGCCCCGCCTGATGACTTTCATCCGCAACAAGACCATTAAGATCAAGGCTGTCAGGAAGGGAAAGGGCCCCAAGGAACTAACCGAGGCAGAGCAGAAGACCCTTCAGAGGTACACAAGGAAGATCCTGCTGGAAGAAAACCTGAAGCTCCGACAGGCCCTCCTCAGCAAGAGACCGAGTGTAGCAGAGAAGCAGAAGTCTGCTGCTAAGCCACAAAAGAAGCCTGCCAAGAAGTCTGCACCAAGTAAGGCTGCCCCCA